Within Runella rosea, the genomic segment CTTCATATCAAAGGGCTCACGGTTGGTGTCGGCGGTCTTCCCTCCTCCCCTAGCTTCCCTGAATTTTATCTTCTGGTTATGTTCAAAGGTCAATCCTACCGAGTCAACTATCGTTATTTTGGCCACAAGGGTATCCTTTCGATTTTTAGTGTTATAGAACTTCAGCTCGTTGGTTCCCGCTTGAAAGTGCGGAATTGAGTCTTCTGGATTGTTAAATTTTACTTTGTATTCGAGGAATCCTTTATCATAATTTATGGAGTAATAATTGGCCCTAGGCTGCGTATTTCGCACTTTTGCGGGGGTATTATTGGCCATAAATAGCCTCAACGAAACGCCTGAGATTTGCGTAGAATCAACAATAGTGATGCTATCCCTTAAATACGCGATTTTTTCGGCCCTTGGATTATAGCTCAAAGAGCGGTTTTTATCGTCAAAAGCATATAGGCGATACTTGTTTGGACGAATATTTTCAATGCTGTATCGACCCGCGCTATCCGAACGCGTGAAGTAGCTTGGCTTCATTTTTTCAATATTGAGGGTGTCAGAATTTGGGTACAGGCCTACCAAGACATCCAACAATGGCTTATCCGAGAGTAAATCTTTTACCTGCCCACCCACAGAGGCAGAGTCAATCCCTACACCAGTACTGAATACAACGCGAAGATTTCGGGCTGGATTTTTTTCGCTAAAATCTTTGATGGCGTCGCCAAAGGAAAGGGAATAAGTGGTGGCGCTGTCAAGCGATTTTTTAAATTTAATTTGCAGTCCCGTTGGCCGGGCCTTAAAATCATACTCCCCAGCATCTGGAGTAATCAGGAGTTTTTGCTGTAAATTTTCTGCAACTATGTACTCATCAAACTCTAGGTCAACGGTTCGTCCTTGATAATTTGTTTGCTTATTGTTAGGGATGCTTGATATAAGATTTGGTGGTACGGTGTCCCTCTTTCCTCCCGTAGGCGAAATGGGCTGAGCGCAGGATGTAACCAAAATATACAGTATAATGTAGAATGAAAAATTTCTCATTAGGTGATTGTGAGAATGAAAAACTGGTTTGTAAGTTATCTTTATCATGCTTTTAGCAGACAGTTTTTTTATGTTATACAAGTGTGATTGTTTTGATACAACGAACAAATGGTTTGAAAGCCTTTGCAAATTAACATCTTTTAAATCCTCAAGTTGAATTTAGGGGTGTATTGCAAAAATAAAAGGTGACCATCAAGGCCACCTTTTATTAACATCTTTTAACGACTTATCTGTATTTATCTTCCCAAGTAAATCATCAATACAGATACATCAGATGGACTGACGCCACTTATTCTGGAAGCTTGCCCAAGTGTACCTGGACGGAGGCTTTTGAGTTTTTGACGCCCTTCAAATGACAGAGCGGATACGCGGTCGTAGTCGAAATTTGGGATGATTTCAAGGTCCTCTAATCTATTCATCTTTTCTACCATGAGGTATTCTTTCTCAATGTAGCTTTCGTATTTTACCGTAATCATTGCTTGCTCTAAAGCTTCTTCATCGAATTGATTCAGAAAACCTGCGAAGGAACCCTTTAGGTTCTTGATGTCATCTATTTCAATATCGGGTCGTTTTAGCAACTGATATAAAGGCTGTTTTTCCCGAATTGTTGCGGTGCCCAATTGAACAAGTTGTTCATTTATTTCTTCAGGTTGAGCTTTGATGGTTTTGAGTTCTTTTAAAATTAACTCGGTATTAGCCACTTTTTCACGAACGCGTTGAAGTCGAGATTCAGCAGCGAGCCCGAGTTTGTAACCTTTTTCTGTAAGACGAATGTCTGCGTTATCTTGTCGTAAAAGAGTACGGTATTCTGCCCTTGACGTAAACATTCGGTAAGGTTCGTCTGTGCCTTTATTGACGAGGTCATCTACTAATACGCCAATGTAGGCTTCTGAACGCTTTAAAACGAAGGGCTCCAATTCGTGTGTGTTTTGATGAGCGTTAATACCCGCGATTAATCCCTGACATGCGGCTTCTTCATAACCCGTTGTCCCGTTGATTTGTCCTGCAAAAAATAGGTTCTTGATAAGGTGGGTTTCGAGGGTTAACTTTAACTGAGTAGGTGGGAAATAATCGTATTCTATGGCGTAGCCAGGACGAAACATTTTTGCGTTTTCAAACCCAGGTATTAGGCGTAGTGCCTTGTATTGAACATCTTCTGGAAGTGATGTAGAAAAACCGTTTACGTAAATTTCAACGGTGTTCCATCCTTCTGGCTCTACAAAAATCTGATGTCTGTCTTTGTCGGCAAATCGGTTGATTTTATCTTCAACCGAAGGACAGTAACGAGGCCCTAACCCTTTGATGCGTCCTGAAAACATCGGTGATTTATCAAACCCTGTGCGCAAAGCAGCATGAACTTCTTCGTTTGTGTACGTAATCCAACAGCTTCTTTGGTGTTCAAGCTTAGGGGTTGATGTGTACGAAAATTTAGCGGGATTCTCATCGCCAGGCTGTTCTTCCATACGTGTGTAATCCAGCGAACGCCCATCTATGCGCGGTGGTGTTCCTGTTTTCATTCGCCCCGATTCAAAGCCTAATTCAATCAATTGCTCAGTTATTCCTGTTGCTGACTTCTCTCCTACTCTTCCTCCGCCAAAGTTTTTTTCTCCAATGTGTATTAATCCATTCAAAAAAGTACCATTAGTCAAGACTACTGATTTGCTTTGTATTTCGATTCCGAGGCTTGTTTTTATTCCTGCCACCGCTCCATTTTTGACAATAAGCTCACGAACTGTGTCTTGCCAAAAATCCACATTGGGTGTTTGTTCAAGGGTTAAACGCCATTCTTCTGCAAAACGCATACGGTCGCTTTGGCATCTTGGCGACCACATGGCGGGTCCCTTTGAGCGGTTGAGCATTCTGAATTGAATCATTGTTTTGTCGCTGATAATTCCAGACTGTCCACCAAGTGCATCTATTTCTCTTACTATTTGTCCCTTAGCTACACCTCCCATTGCGGGGTTACAAGACATCTGTGCTATGGTGTGCATGTTCATCGTAACGAGCAAAACTTTGGACCCCATGTTTGCCGCTGCCGCTGCCGCTTCACATCCTGCATGGCCTGCCCCAACCACAATTACATCGTATTTTGGAAACATCTGTTATTCGTTTTAAATGTTGTTATTTTTGCCTGTTTCACGTGTTTTTGTAAAAATCGCCAAAACGTTCCACGTGAAGCATTTGTTATTGTATTGATATATAGCGAGTTATGAGGTTACTAGGTAGAAGTCCTCTTTTGCCCTCATTTCATGTTCCTGTTCATCTTCGTGGTCGTCATAACCAACTAAATGTAAAATGCCATGAGCTAAAACACGAAGAAGCTCTTCTTCGAAAGGTTTGTTTAGTTCTTGGGCGTTGTCTTTTACTCTGTCGATGCTAATGAAAATATCACCTTCGACTACAGCCTCTTCTTCGCTATTATCAAAAGTGATAATATCGGTATAAAAGTCATGTTCAAGGTATTGTCGATTTACATTAAGAAGGTATTCATCAGAACAAAAAATATAGTTGAGTTGGTTCAGCGTAAAGCCCTCTGCTTTGATGATGCTCTGAAGCCAAGATTTGGTTTTGCGGGGTTGCGGAACTTTAAAGTCCACATCTTCAATAAAAAACTGAATCATTTTATGTAGGTAAAATAGAAGAAATGACTTTCAGATATTTATTCAATAACTATCTGAAAACCAATAAAGATTTGCAAAATTAGGTAACTGAGCGGTAAGATTCAAAATAACTGTTTCCAGGTACCTTTGATGAAGTTGTATTTAAGCGTACTCGGAAGGGCTTTCCACCAGTATTTGTTGATTTCTACGGCAAAGGAAGGCTGCATATAGCAGTTGATGGCACAACCTTCACAGGCAGGTAGGCGGCCTTCAAGGGCAATTAATTTTTGAACTTCATCTGACTGGTACAGTTCTTCTAAGTGATTTTCAATGGGAAATTCTTTTAACCCCAAATGATAACATGGAAGCACCAGCTTATTTTCGGGAGAAATGACAATGGTTGTACTTCCAGCTAAACAGACTGGATTGTCCACGTGGTTACCGCCGTCAATTCTAAGTTGTACAAAAGCGTCATTTAAATAAATATTGCGCTTTTTACCCCAATTTCGTAATTCTTGTAGCGCCGAAGAGGATAATTGAGAACCTACGTTGTTATATTCAAAAACAGGGTTCAATATCAATACCAAATCATTGGGCAGGCAAATGTCTTTCCATAATTGTTCAATTTGGTGGATATTATTTTCAAAAACGGTGAATAAAATATCAGGACGTTCATTCAATGATTTTGCAATTTGAATAGACTCCATCACTTTGTCAAAACACTTCACCCCACGCGATGTATCATGCTCCTCTTTATTAGGTGAGTCGAGTGAGAAATGGAGCATGTCAATCAATCCGCGCAGTTTAGAGGCGTATTTGGGATAAAGCAACCCGTTAGATGTGACGGTAGTTAATAATCCTGCATTTTTTGCGGCTCGGAGAAGCTCATCCAATTGACGATGGAGAAGAGGCTCTCCCCCCGTAAAATCAACAACTTTTACCCCAAGTTTTTTGAGTGCCTCAAAATTGGCTTTGGCATTTTCTAACGTAACATAAGGCGACGGCCTTTCCCATATATCACAAAAGCTACAGGTGGCGTTACAACGGTACGTCACGTAGTAATTGCATAAAACAGGATGGGAAACAAGGCGCATAGTTTCAAATGAAAAAGTGCATAAAAAGCAAAAAGACCGCAAATACATCTTCTGTTATTGCGGCCTTTTGCTTAAAAACCAATTATTGCAGCATTCGCAACAGGCTTGCCAATTTATCTTTTAAATCTTTTCGATCGACAATAAAGTCTAAAAAGCCGTGTTCCAATACAAATTCAGCACTTTGAAATCCTTTAGGGAGATCTTTACCGATGGTTTCACGAATAACTCTCGGACCCGCAAAACCGATAAGGGCGCCTGGTTCTGCGATATTAAAATCGCCCAACATGGCGTAAGATGCCGTTACGCCCCCCGTTGTGGGGTCGGTCAAAAGAGAGATATACGGCAGTTTGGCTTCTGACAACAGCGCCAATTTAGCGGATGTTTTGGCCATTTGCATCAATGAATATCCTGCTTCCATCATCCGCGCACCTCCCGACCGGGAAATCATTAGAAATGGCTTTCTGTTTTGTAATGCATGGTCGATTCCGCGCGCAATCTTCTCCCCTACAACCGAGCCCATTGAGCCGCCTATAAAGTTGAAATCCATACAGCTTACCACAATGTCAATATCGTCCATTTTGCCGTAAGCGGTACGTACTGCATCTTTCAGGCCCGTTTTTTTGACGGTATCACGAATACGGTCTGGGTATTTCTTAGTGTCTTCAAATTCAAGAGGATCTCCTGAAATCATATCGGCATCGAGTTCAGTGTATTCGGCCTCGTCAAATAAGACACTGAAGTAGGCTTCTGACCCGATTTTTTCGTGATAATTGCATTTTACACAGGTGTATGCATTGAGTTTATGCTCTCGCGTATGCATCACATGCTTGCAACTAGGACACTGGTACCAAAGCCCGTCGGGGGCTTCGCGTTTCATTTCTGTGGGCGTTTGAATGCCTCTCTCTTTTCTGGTAAACCAAGACATAAAAAGTCAGCAGTTAACAGTTTAAAATATACAGTCCAGCGTTAGAGGTGTTAAATGCCTCACTTACAGCAAAATAATAACGAGTAACGCAGAAACTGCCGCAAAAGCGGCCTCAAAGATACTAAGAAATTTATCTATGCATCAAAGAGTTAAATAATACTTGCGTTTGGATTCTGGAAAACGCTCAATTGCGTAACGCAAAGCGGTACGTGGCATTTGTTTTACATGGGTATCCAAAAACTCTTCCAGCACTAAATCATCACGTTTACCCACTTCTCGAAGCATCCAGCCTACTGCCTTGTGAATAAGGTCATGGGTATGCGTAAGAAGAATTTCTGCAATTCGAATCGTATCGGAAAATTGATTTCGTGAAATAAAATACCAGGTTGACACAATCGCGACGCGTTGGGCCCAAAGGTGGGACCGCTGAGCTAAATCGTATAAAATGCTCCTGTCTTTATTTAACAGATAAGCTCCAACAATATCACGACAAGTGACATCAACCAAATCCCAATTATTGATGTAATCGAGGTTTGATAAATAGATTTCAAAAATAATATGTTGGGTGGTTTCGTCCTTTTTTGATTTTTGAAACCGTTTCATCAGCCCAATCAATGCAGCCATCCGAAATTCATGGTAAGGACTGTGAAGGAGTTCGGTCCATTCTTCGATTGTTAGGGTGGGATATTTTTTTACAATTTCTCTGATTTCGGGCATTGTAATACCCAGAAATACATCCCCTTCACCGTATTGGCCTTTTCCTGTTTTGAAAAAGCGACAAAGAAAGGCAGCCTTTTCGGGGCTGCCTAGTTGTTGTAAATCTTTTTTTATTTGTGATAGCATCCTATTCTTAACGCTTATGCTTGTCCAATTTAATGGGAATAAAAGCTTCTTCAGGAATCGCGGGTTTTTGATGTAAAACCACATTTTGACGCAAATAAGCAGGCCGTTCGAGTTCGCTTGCGGAATACTTGCCTTTAGTAATGTCTTGAACAAGTTGCCGCAAAATAGAAGGGTCTTCCTGTGGTTCTGGATTATCAATAAAAGGCTGTTTACTAACGACTTGATTTGTCTCTTGGTATTCAGGTTTGATTGGTTCTCGTACCACGGGCAAATCAACCGTTTGTGTAACAGTTGGTTTTACCTCAACCTTAATTTCTTGTTTAGGTGGTGAGGGCGGATTAAAGGCCGTTGTTGGGGTGGAAGCCTCCAATTTCCCTTCTTGGGGGCGGTCTATTACAACTCCAGGAACGGGTGGTTTGGGAGACTCAACAACTGTTGGTGTATCTTTTTTTATGGATTTAAAACCAGTAGAATCGTAGTTGAAAGGCAAATGTGAATCTTCAAAGCCTGCGGCTATGACCGTAACAAGGAGTTGTTCTTTGAGGGTGTCATCAAAAATAACCCCCACTTTACACATATCAGCTTCATCACCAATGAGGCTTTCTATGTAATTTGTGATGGCCATTTGCTCGTCAAGGGTAGCCATGTATTCTTCATCCGTACTTGAAGCAAGGGTGATAAGAATTTTTTGAGCGCCCCGAATATCTCGGTTGTTGAGCAAAGGAGAGTTTAAAGCCGCTTCAATCGCCAACTCAGCCCGGTTTTCACCAGAGGCCGAAGCAGAACTCATTACCGAAGTACCTGCATTTTCAAGCACTTTTTTCACGTCCATGAAGTCGGAGTTTACACTCCCATGAACCGTGATAATCTCAGCAATACTTTTTACGGCATTGGATAAAATATTATCAGCGTGTTCATAAGCCCGTAAAATGGGTAATTTTCCGTATAACTTAGCTAATTCATCATTCAGAATGACCAAAACTGTGTCACAGTGCTCTTTCAGGGCATTAATTCCTTCAAGTGCTTGGTTTTTCTTACTGCGCCCTTCGTGGCTATAAGGAGCCGTGACAACTGCCACGGTAAGCATACCCATTTCTTTGGCTACCTGCGCAATAACAGGGGCTGCTCC encodes:
- a CDS encoding Ig-like domain-containing domain; this encodes MRNFSFYIILYILVTSCAQPISPTGGKRDTVPPNLISSIPNNKQTNYQGRTVDLEFDEYIVAENLQQKLLITPDAGEYDFKARPTGLQIKFKKSLDSATTYSLSFGDAIKDFSEKNPARNLRVVFSTGVGIDSASVGGQVKDLLSDKPLLDVLVGLYPNSDTLNIEKMKPSYFTRSDSAGRYSIENIRPNKYRLYAFDDKNRSLSYNPRAEKIAYLRDSITIVDSTQISGVSLRLFMANNTPAKVRNTQPRANYYSINYDKGFLEYKVKFNNPEDSIPHFQAGTNELKFYNTKNRKDTLVAKITIVDSVGLTFEHNQKIKFREARGGGKTADTNREPFDMKTNFPDNGEIEPRNFALKLTFNKPVAEARLNQIQIFSDSTKAEVIKISDFTWANNHAILSLSRPILARRELKVVIPKATFFSVENDTIPAKIYKLPIMDEENYGTLEGEIKGAKSKFIVELLDDKFEVVKSISNKTPYVFSYLKPATYTLRIIVDENGNGQWDTGDVKANKLAEPVFFHTEAVKVKKNFVMSGIDIDLSTK
- the mnmG gene encoding tRNA uridine-5-carboxymethylaminomethyl(34) synthesis enzyme MnmG; protein product: MFPKYDVIVVGAGHAGCEAAAAAANMGSKVLLVTMNMHTIAQMSCNPAMGGVAKGQIVREIDALGGQSGIISDKTMIQFRMLNRSKGPAMWSPRCQSDRMRFAEEWRLTLEQTPNVDFWQDTVRELIVKNGAVAGIKTSLGIEIQSKSVVLTNGTFLNGLIHIGEKNFGGGRVGEKSATGITEQLIELGFESGRMKTGTPPRIDGRSLDYTRMEEQPGDENPAKFSYTSTPKLEHQRSCWITYTNEEVHAALRTGFDKSPMFSGRIKGLGPRYCPSVEDKINRFADKDRHQIFVEPEGWNTVEIYVNGFSTSLPEDVQYKALRLIPGFENAKMFRPGYAIEYDYFPPTQLKLTLETHLIKNLFFAGQINGTTGYEEAACQGLIAGINAHQNTHELEPFVLKRSEAYIGVLVDDLVNKGTDEPYRMFTSRAEYRTLLRQDNADIRLTEKGYKLGLAAESRLQRVREKVANTELILKELKTIKAQPEEINEQLVQLGTATIREKQPLYQLLKRPDIEIDDIKNLKGSFAGFLNQFDEEALEQAMITVKYESYIEKEYLMVEKMNRLEDLEIIPNFDYDRVSALSFEGRQKLKSLRPGTLGQASRISGVSPSDVSVLMIYLGR
- the ybeY gene encoding rRNA maturation RNase YbeY; the encoded protein is MIQFFIEDVDFKVPQPRKTKSWLQSIIKAEGFTLNQLNYIFCSDEYLLNVNRQYLEHDFYTDIITFDNSEEEAVVEGDIFISIDRVKDNAQELNKPFEEELLRVLAHGILHLVGYDDHEDEQEHEMRAKEDFYLVTS
- a CDS encoding radical SAM protein — encoded protein: MRLVSHPVLCNYYVTYRCNATCSFCDIWERPSPYVTLENAKANFEALKKLGVKVVDFTGGEPLLHRQLDELLRAAKNAGLLTTVTSNGLLYPKYASKLRGLIDMLHFSLDSPNKEEHDTSRGVKCFDKVMESIQIAKSLNERPDILFTVFENNIHQIEQLWKDICLPNDLVLILNPVFEYNNVGSQLSSSALQELRNWGKKRNIYLNDAFVQLRIDGGNHVDNPVCLAGSTTIVISPENKLVLPCYHLGLKEFPIENHLEELYQSDEVQKLIALEGRLPACEGCAINCYMQPSFAVEINKYWWKALPSTLKYNFIKGTWKQLF
- the accD gene encoding acetyl-CoA carboxylase, carboxyltransferase subunit beta: MSWFTRKERGIQTPTEMKREAPDGLWYQCPSCKHVMHTREHKLNAYTCVKCNYHEKIGSEAYFSVLFDEAEYTELDADMISGDPLEFEDTKKYPDRIRDTVKKTGLKDAVRTAYGKMDDIDIVVSCMDFNFIGGSMGSVVGEKIARGIDHALQNRKPFLMISRSGGARMMEAGYSLMQMAKTSAKLALLSEAKLPYISLLTDPTTGGVTASYAMLGDFNIAEPGALIGFAGPRVIRETIGKDLPKGFQSAEFVLEHGFLDFIVDRKDLKDKLASLLRMLQ
- a CDS encoding DNA alkylation repair protein, whose product is MLSQIKKDLQQLGSPEKAAFLCRFFKTGKGQYGEGDVFLGITMPEIREIVKKYPTLTIEEWTELLHSPYHEFRMAALIGLMKRFQKSKKDETTQHIIFEIYLSNLDYINNWDLVDVTCRDIVGAYLLNKDRSILYDLAQRSHLWAQRVAIVSTWYFISRNQFSDTIRIAEILLTHTHDLIHKAVGWMLREVGKRDDLVLEEFLDTHVKQMPRTALRYAIERFPESKRKYYLTL
- the ftsZ gene encoding cell division protein FtsZ, which translates into the protein MENSKYSEDAPIIKVIGVGGGGSNAVNHMHVKGIKDVGFVVCNTDKQALMRSTIENKIQLGADLLKGLGAGTDSATGRKAAEESIEYIRQLMQPPTQMVFITAGMGGGTGTGAAPVIAQVAKEMGMLTVAVVTAPYSHEGRSKKNQALEGINALKEHCDTVLVILNDELAKLYGKLPILRAYEHADNILSNAVKSIAEIITVHGSVNSDFMDVKKVLENAGTSVMSSASASGENRAELAIEAALNSPLLNNRDIRGAQKILITLASSTDEEYMATLDEQMAITNYIESLIGDEADMCKVGVIFDDTLKEQLLVTVIAAGFEDSHLPFNYDSTGFKSIKKDTPTVVESPKPPVPGVVIDRPQEGKLEASTPTTAFNPPSPPKQEIKVEVKPTVTQTVDLPVVREPIKPEYQETNQVVSKQPFIDNPEPQEDPSILRQLVQDITKGKYSASELERPAYLRQNVVLHQKPAIPEEAFIPIKLDKHKR